The Hydrogenobacter hydrogenophilus genome includes the window TAAGTACCTATAAGGAGTTGAAACGCTTTCTCGTTCCAAAAAGTGAGATACCCCCTCTTTTTGTTTATTAAGTACCTATAAGGAGTTGAAACCCTCATCTTTCTGTAGTCCTGCCCTGAATTCTCTCAGTTTATTAAGTGCCTATAAGGAGTTGAAACACCCACTCCTTCATGCCTACCCAGTAGAGAGGACTGAGTTTATTAAGTACCTATAAGGAGTTGAAATTGCGTTATTATGTATGATGCCTTAGAGTGTTTAAACTTACTAAAAGCCTCGTATCTGTATTGCCATGCCAGAAGAGATAAAGAAAGTTCCCTTGAGGTAGACATTGAGATAAGAAGAAAGAGACAAGTTTGTAAAAACTGAATAGCCATAAGTAAAGCACAAACTTACCTACTTCCAAGGTATGTTAACTAACATCTTTCATACTTCTTATTGTATTGGTTAAAACTCAAAAAGTCTAAGAACCTCTTCCAGTTTTCTGGCTACCTCTTCCTTTAAGTGTTCTATCTTAGTAAGCTCTTCAAGAATAGGGGATACATCATGTAAGGCTTTTGTGTTTATTCGTTCCACTCTTCCTAAGCACTTCCACTTGGTTTTTCCTTGTTCCCTCCACCATGTATAGACATAGCTATAGCCTTTTATATGCTTTATCGTGTAGCCTTTACGATGGAGTATTCGGTTTAGCTTTCTTTCTCTTTTCTCTAACTCCTTCAGAGCGGAGTTCAACAAAGAAATAAGGTAAGCTAAATAATCCGTGGACATAACTTACATTATACGTAGCTTTGGTCAGTTTTTAACCAAGATCATACAAAAAAGCTTTATAGTTAGTTAACTAACCTCTTCCAATTTGGAAACCCCAAACTGGAAAAATTTTTGTATAATGAGACTATGAGTTATCAACCGTTCTTAGATAGCTATCTTCAGAGTCTTGTCAGGAACGAAAAAACCATAAGGACTAAAAAGTTTTTAATGAAACATCTTGAAACCTTTGGCTGGCGGAGTATATGGGATTTTCAGACAGTAAAAGAGTTCTACGAATACTTGGAGAGCAAAGGACTAAAACCTTCTACAATCAAAGAAACCATAAGGGAAGTAAAGGCTTTTCTTAGGTTCCTAAAGGATAGCGGAGTGCAGGTGATGTTAGATGAGAGGGCGTTTAAAAAGCTCTGGGACTATAAAAAGCTAAAGGCTAAAAAGAGAAAAGAGATCTTTTCTGACCAAGAGCTTGACAGGTTTTTTGCTTACTGCGATAAAAAGCCTCCCATATACAAAGTCTTTTTTCTGCTTTTGCTTCATTCTGGGCTAAGAGTAAATGAAGCTTTGTCGCTGTTGCCAGAAGACCTAAAAGTCAAAAAGCTTGGAGACAAAGAGGTTCTATTTCTAAGTGTGAGAGAGGGTAAGTTTTCAAAGCAGAGGGAGGTACCTATGGTAATGCTTTCTGAAGATGAGAAGAATTTCTTCAAAAGGTTCTTTTTAGGCAGGAAAGGTAAGCCTCTTTGGAGCTATTTGCTAAAATATCCCAAAAGCGTAAAAGAGAAAATCTTAAACTACTGGGCGGTGGTAAAGTTCTGTCAGATGGCAGAAAAAGAACTTGGTTTTAGCGTGTATCCTCACAAGTTTAGATATACGTGGATTTCAAAGATGCTTGCCATGGGCTTTTCTCCACACGCAGTAGCTCAATGGGCAGGGCATGAAAAAGTTCAGACCACCTTAGAAACCTATGCGGTAGTCCTAACGGAACAAGAAATTCTGAAGTTATGGAACCTATAGAAGTTCTTCTTAAGAAGGTAGAGCGTGGAGAAATAGACCCTTATGATGTGGATCTAAAGGCTTTAATAGAGGACTTCAGGCAAAGGCTTGGAGAGGTATCTCTTCCATATGTGGGCCTGTTTTTGGAGGCGGTAGTTAGATTACTTAAGCTTGAACTTGAATACTTCTTTCCAAGCGTAGAGATCAAAAGTCGTGAAAGGAAAATCACGCTCAAAGAGGTAAAAGAAGCTTTAGAAGACCTACACTTAGAAGATCTCTTACCTGTCTATCAA containing:
- a CDS encoding tyrosine-type recombinase/integrase, translating into MSYQPFLDSYLQSLVRNEKTIRTKKFLMKHLETFGWRSIWDFQTVKEFYEYLESKGLKPSTIKETIREVKAFLRFLKDSGVQVMLDERAFKKLWDYKKLKAKKRKEIFSDQELDRFFAYCDKKPPIYKVFFLLLLHSGLRVNEALSLLPEDLKVKKLGDKEVLFLSVREGKFSKQREVPMVMLSEDEKNFFKRFFLGRKGKPLWSYLLKYPKSVKEKILNYWAVVKFCQMAEKELGFSVYPHKFRYTWISKMLAMGFSPHAVAQWAGHEKVQTTLETYAVVLTEQEILKLWNL